From Syntrophales bacterium, one genomic window encodes:
- a CDS encoding prepilin-type N-terminal cleavage/methylation domain-containing protein — protein MRPGSKGKNVHGFTLVEVVMTIFLIVVAFMGIASITTMVINGNASSKMSTTASALASAKLEDIKSRDFSDASLAAGVHTDVGNPLLGVYLRSWEVTDTMDAANASVTYKTITLRMTWNGQNRARSMSLKTIKTASI, from the coding sequence ATGAGACCGGGAAGCAAAGGGAAAAATGTCCATGGGTTTACGTTGGTTGAGGTCGTAATGACAATTTTTCTGATTGTCGTGGCCTTTATGGGGATTGCTTCGATCACAACGATGGTCATAAACGGCAATGCCTCCAGCAAGATGTCAACTACCGCATCCGCTCTGGCGAGCGCCAAGCTGGAAGATATCAAATCCAGGGATTTTTCTGATGCCAGTCTCGCTGCCGGGGTTCACACGGATGTCGGAAACCCGCTCCTGGGAGTTTATTTACGTTCCTGGGAAGTGACCGATACGATGGATGCAGCCAATGCGAGCGTTACATACAAAACCATTACCTTAAGGATGACATGGAATGGGCAGAACAGAGCCCGCAGCATGTCCTTGAAAACCATCAAGACTGCGTCAATTTAG
- a CDS encoding prepilin-type N-terminal cleavage/methylation domain-containing protein: MNTDNGAAKGFTLVETIIAMAVGMIVLATLYSLFSAQNQAFSVQEQIVDMQQNARSGMDLMLRDLRMAGYNPEKINSWISGTKPGLTGASSDSVSYAADLNANGDTTATSSNPAENITYDMYNEGGISYLARTANGFRRAVVRNLESLALAYYDQAGNELSATPSLAAVRKIRVTITTKTDLPDPYYSDSTHGDHYRRYSLAFEVTPRNLGL; encoded by the coding sequence ATGAATACAGATAACGGCGCCGCAAAGGGTTTCACCCTCGTAGAAACAATCATTGCAATGGCGGTCGGGATGATCGTTCTGGCGACGCTTTACAGCCTGTTTTCAGCGCAAAACCAGGCTTTTAGCGTCCAGGAGCAGATAGTGGATATGCAGCAAAATGCCCGCAGCGGCATGGATCTAATGTTGCGGGATCTGCGGATGGCGGGCTATAATCCTGAGAAAATAAACTCCTGGATTAGCGGAACGAAGCCTGGTCTTACCGGCGCGTCTTCAGATTCCGTCAGTTATGCAGCCGATCTGAATGCCAATGGCGACACAACGGCCACCAGCTCCAACCCGGCAGAAAACATCACTTACGACATGTATAATGAGGGTGGCATCTCTTATCTGGCCAGAACGGCAAACGGGTTCAGGAGAGCAGTCGTCAGGAACCTGGAATCCTTGGCCCTTGCCTACTATGATCAAGCCGGCAATGAGTTATCGGCAACGCCTTCCTTAGCGGCTGTCCGGAAAATTCGAGTGACAATTACGACCAAAACGGATCTGCCTGATCCTTATTATTCCGATTCCACCCACGGCGACCACTATCGGCGGTACAGCCTTGCCTTTGAGGTAACGCCGAGAAATTTAGGATTATAG